In Salvia miltiorrhiza cultivar Shanhuang (shh) chromosome 4, IMPLAD_Smil_shh, whole genome shotgun sequence, the DNA window ccctaggcggcgcgagGGGCTGAGTTTTGAGGGGTTCCGTGGTGGTGGTTGTCACGGCTAGCCTCGGTGGTGGAGGGCTCTACGGTGGCTGTAGGGATTGGGTGGAGCGATgtggcgagagagagagagagagagagagagagagagagagagatggcggaggcgacgaggccgggGACTGCGGCGCTTCGCGGCGGAGGGCGAAGCAGGAGATGGCGAAGGCGACGAGGccgaggcggcggcgctccgcCAGCGATCTGAGCTCGAAGGGAgggagggggagagagagagagagagagagagagagagagaagggggaaggccgtgagggagaagagagagaaagagagtggagagagagaaagaagaaaatgagagaggagaCATACCTGGAGAGAGAGTACATATTTTAAAGGAGAGTATTTCCGTCTTTTCAATCCaaaagtggatagtttttattatttttatcttggtggacaatttttatctttacaatatgaaagtggatagttttatatattaactcataataatttatttattttagaattaatttttataatttttatatcaaattaaagatcttttcgttatctttatagtcaaaattgatgatttttaaaagagaaacaaaatagaaaaagaaaagtgaggagagaaaattttggtgggaaaaagtttACGTTAAACTCATGTTTTATATATGAGATAGATAGATATGCGTTATTTAAGGTAGTTAAACcttttgttttaattatttattatttaaatgttTTATGAAAACTTGTGAATAGCGGAATTTTATAAGGAATGGGACAAATTTGCTGTTAGAGCTATTTGGAATTTAATTGACGGGGAAAAAATTAATCTAAACTGAGATACTGTACAAAAGAAGTAGGTAGAAACGAGATAGTATAAAATTTcccaacttttttttaaaaattaaaaaatgcagCTCTTTTAAACTGCACTACTATATCGTTCCAATCAGGACTCAATAACATCAACTctgaaaacaaaaaaacaaacaaaaaaaaaaaaaaaacctttaaGAATTGACATAAACTTCGCCCCAAAACTGTTCCATAATCACATATGTAAAATAAAGGCAACATGAATTGAAGTATAGAACAACACATCTTGGCAACAAAAAGCATCCAAACATGATCTGTTGGAACAGAAACTTGTACTAAGCGTTTCATGGCAGAGATCAAGCATCAAAAATACTTTTAGATGGCCAAACCAGGGATCTCACCGACCGGATTCACTGCGTATTTTGTAAGCCATCAACGACGCTGCAATCAAAGCAAGCAGACTCGTTCGTTGTTATGTACATCATCTATAGCAAATATAAGCAGCCTCCAACCAACAATAGATATAAGTTTCAAACAGAACAGAGAAGCAGGGAAGATTGGTGGTTTATCAATCAATGGAAGCATAGCATGTAAAATTCAGAGGGAGACCTGAGCTATGAACACCCTAAACTAGTCGAGATAGCCTGCTTTTGGACATCCATTTCATGAGTTAATCCAACACTTTGTTGGTAAATTTATGGCGCCTAGATACATAAAAGACTACACATCCAAGAACTTATGCCACCAAATTTGCGAGTAAAACACTATTTCCATTCTCTTTACGACAAAACCAAAGTCACCCACCCCAACACATGGTATTGAATTGCACCAGCCATGAGTATTTTAAAAGTTCAATTAATTGAGAAGAAGCGGAAGTGCCGTGGCAAGATGAACATGTCATAAACTTAAGCCGAACAAAGTGGTGGAGTTTCCCGAATCATTAGGCAGATATCTAGGCACATGCAATTGGACCACATACCTAATTGGCTAATTCCCAACAAGATCATCTCCACTCTCACCTAGCTCATGATGTTTACAATAGCTCTCTAGCTCCTTCTATACCGTTCTAGACATTTAGACATCTTCTGAGAATAGTGATGCCGTTTAATCGGTCCTTGAGGAGAAACACGGGCATCGTGTTGTCATTCAAGAGCAACTCTTTCACCTCATTCAAGAAAGAATTTGAAGAACAACGGAGACAAAATAGGTTCAGCATTCTATGTAACTAAGATTTAGGGAATCCAGCATCAAAATCTCTTGGCATGCATTGTACATTTTTCACAATAGAAAGAAACAATCTGATTTTACTTAaagaagaagttaaagaaatcaGAAGAACAGGAGCaaattcatcaatatatatcaGCAACTAACTAAACACATAGATGACAGAATCACACAAATACAAAATCAAACTCACCTTCAATTTTCACGAAGAGATATATAAGAGGAGATGATCAAGAATCATCAGCTGACTCGTCCGAATCAGAATCACTCGCATTGTAACCTGTAATTAAGAGCCATAAATTCCATTACATCTTCAATCAAAATAAAAGCAGAAAATTTATACACAAACACAACGGAAATTTAGGGATTTTATTTTTACCGGGACGTTTATTTCGAACTTTCCACGCCGAAGACCTAACTCTCGAAGCCCTAGTCATCCAAAATTTCCCCTAAATTTCCAACGATCATAAAATTCAGAAAAATTCTCAACAGCAAAACCCCCAAAACTTTCCAACAAAATCGAATCACAGCTCAAACACTGTGCAATTGATCttatcgagagagagagagagagaccttaTCGGTGTCTTTTGGGACGCCATAGCCGCTATAATACATCTGACCGACGAGCACCTGCATATTGACGTCGCCGGCTTTGGCCTCCTTGAGCGAGTCCTGAAACCACCGCTCCTTGCAATCGGAGACGACCTCCGACAGCGGCAGGCGCGCCGCCCCGTCGCCGCCGTTAGCCATCGGCCTCTTCCGCTTGCCTctgctgctgctactgctgTCGTCGCCGTTGCTCGTCTGCTCCGGGCGGCTTCTGCTCAGCTGCGAGGACGACTTTCCCATGTGAAATTGGGGGAAAAAAATCAGAGAGATCGATTGCTGATGATCTGTTGCATGCTTTTTGATTGGAGAGTTTCTTGGAGGGGGTTTTGTGGAAGGGAAGAAGGAGAATTAATTGCTGCTTTCTTTTTACTTCCAGTTCAGAGTCAGCCTGTCACAGTGCGACGTCGTTGCGATGACGTCACTCCTTTGACTTTCATTTTCTGCTAAAGTCAAAGGGAATCTGGAATCGGGCCGCATTTTGGGCTTAGATTCTTTAGTTAGTCAATTCCTAGTTGGGCCTAAAGGGGAATCCATATACATGAGGCTTTTTATTATTAGAGATTGCAATTGAATatacgaacttaaatttaattcatattttgcgtatgaataaaattatactccatccttccataaaaaaatactccctccgtccacaaaagaactttctatctttcatttttgggacgtccataaaagaacttcctacctatttttggactataccccaccacttataatcctcttacttttcacttttcacaacttccaatattaattataacacattttcaccactctcaatacactcaactacctttttatccactctcaatacactcaacaatattttttcttaaaactcgtgtcactccctcctaggaagttctttcatggacggagggagtagtttattttcgaatgtccacaaaaattaatcaCTTTCTATTTATCTTCGTCCATCTACCAAAAATAGTCCATTTTCgacttttcatttttgaaaactaTCTATCACATGATGGATTTTATTCTCAACTCactgtataattaattataattataaacactactttttaagtgaatttttttttccactcataatacaataaccatttttattaaaattcgtatcatcacttattaggattattttttgtggacgaaaaTAGTGTATGTCTTTAAATATacgaatttttaattattctggTTTTTAATTGAGTTCGAAATGATTTTGAATTGAATAAGAAAATCCATTTTCTtgattaagaaaataataatcgCGTGATAGTTTATTCATGCCTAAATATAGTGAAAGATTTATCTTTGAAGTTCAGCTTGCCCAATAATTTAGAGCTTCACGTTCAACAGTTCCAATCACGTCCAATATTACAGGCTTACAGCATGACATCagcaaaataaatgaaaattaacaaaataaaaataattcgtaTGCCTAAGAATATTGTCCAAGAGTAAATCTTCTgaagataaagaataaaaaaactGTTTACAACAAGAACAAAACTGAAAACACTGGTATTGCTTTTACACTAATAATTTTCTATACTATATCTGCAAATATATACCCTCAAACATTTACACAAATAGTTAAACTGTAAAATAGTATA includes these proteins:
- the LOC131022735 gene encoding uncharacterized protein LOC131022735; the protein is MGKSSSQLSRSRPEQTSNGDDSSSSSRGKRKRPMANGGDGAARLPLSEVVSDCKERWFQDSLKEAKAGDVNMQVLVGQMYYSGYGVPKDTDKGKFWMTRASRVRSSAWKVRNKRPGYNASDSDSDESADDS